A stretch of the Aegilops tauschii subsp. strangulata cultivar AL8/78 chromosome 4, Aet v6.0, whole genome shotgun sequence genome encodes the following:
- the LOC109757462 gene encoding uncharacterized protein isoform X1 produces MDEPSSALTTSSIKLPTNDELLVKGFPPQSPICVTISKQFILEQAIERIGGTIHPFTFTDIGSDDVGISVSNDLPPHSKRLSSTTKEFHGPCIESTCVAALGYLQKTGIITVDDANFAKLKKCNRKLQVEEFWSSALYDQASALRNQLSSLTAINQGPQPKPKQEANVLPSTHKNTPRANYQIMLSEVKPHGKDTSEEESASTPVTANTNSIYRLPSKSNKKMRTARRALFPGK; encoded by the exons ATGGATGAACCCTCCTCTGCATTGACAACCTCGTCCATCAAGCTGCCCACAAATGATGAGCTGCTGGTCAAGGGCTTTCCTCCG CAATCTCCTATCTGTGTCACCATCAGCAAGCAATTCATTCTTGAACAAGCAATTGAAAGAATTGGTGGCACAATCCATCCATTCACTTTCACCGACATAGGCAGTGACGATGTGGGTATCTCTGTCTCTAATGACCTGCCCCCGCACAGCAAAAGACTGTCAAGCACAACAAAGGAATTTCATGGACCATGCATTGAATCTACGTGTGTTGCCGCCCTTGGATACCTTCAGAAAACAGGTATAATCACGGTAGATGATGCAAATTTCGCGAAGTTGAAAAAATGCAATAGAAAACTTCAGGTTGAGGAGTTCTGGTCGTCGGCGCTCTACGATCAGGCCAGCGCCCTGCGTAACCAACTCTCTTCACTGACCGCAATCAACCAGGGTCCTCAACCTAAGCCTAAACAAGAAGCTAATGTGCTACCTTCTACGCACAAGAATACTCCACGGGCCAATTACCAAATCATGCTGTCCGAGGTAAAACCGCACGGCAAG GATACCAGTGAAGAAGAAAGTGCATCAACCCCGGTCACAGCAAATACTAATAG CATCTATCGTCTACCTTCTAAAAGTAACAAGAAGATGAGGACCGCACGCCGAGCACTATTCCCTGGAAAATAG
- the LOC109757462 gene encoding uncharacterized protein isoform X2, with protein MDEPSSALTTSSIKLPTNDELLVKGFPPQSPICVTISKQFILEQAIERIGGTIHPFTFTDIGSDDVGISVSNDLPPHSKRLSSTTKEFHGPCIESTCVAALGYLQKTGIITVDDANFAKLKKCNRKLQVEEFWSSALYDQASALRNQLSSLTAINQGPQPKPKQEANVLPSTHKNTPRANYQIMLSEDTSEEESASTPVTANTNSIYRLPSKSNKKMRTARRALFPGK; from the exons ATGGATGAACCCTCCTCTGCATTGACAACCTCGTCCATCAAGCTGCCCACAAATGATGAGCTGCTGGTCAAGGGCTTTCCTCCG CAATCTCCTATCTGTGTCACCATCAGCAAGCAATTCATTCTTGAACAAGCAATTGAAAGAATTGGTGGCACAATCCATCCATTCACTTTCACCGACATAGGCAGTGACGATGTGGGTATCTCTGTCTCTAATGACCTGCCCCCGCACAGCAAAAGACTGTCAAGCACAACAAAGGAATTTCATGGACCATGCATTGAATCTACGTGTGTTGCCGCCCTTGGATACCTTCAGAAAACAGGTATAATCACGGTAGATGATGCAAATTTCGCGAAGTTGAAAAAATGCAATAGAAAACTTCAGGTTGAGGAGTTCTGGTCGTCGGCGCTCTACGATCAGGCCAGCGCCCTGCGTAACCAACTCTCTTCACTGACCGCAATCAACCAGGGTCCTCAACCTAAGCCTAAACAAGAAGCTAATGTGCTACCTTCTACGCACAAGAATACTCCACGGGCCAATTACCAAATCATGCTGTCCGAG GATACCAGTGAAGAAGAAAGTGCATCAACCCCGGTCACAGCAAATACTAATAG CATCTATCGTCTACCTTCTAAAAGTAACAAGAAGATGAGGACCGCACGCCGAGCACTATTCCCTGGAAAATAG